In Salinibaculum sp. SYNS191, the genomic window GTCCCCGCGGCGTTGACAGCGACGACCCGGTCGTGGGTCGTCGGGCCGCGTGCGACGCGATACAGCGTGACGACGCCGAGGACGACGAAGGCCACGACGACTGCGAGGAAGACGTCCGCCAGTGGACCGCTACTCGCGAGTGTCACGACTCTTCACCTCCCTCAGCGTCGTCGTCGGCAGCCGCCGTGGCCTCCGCCTCGGCCTCCGCCGCCAGGTCGCCCGCGTTCTGCCCTCGCTCTCGCGGGCTGGCGATGGACGCGCTATCGCGCCCGAAGAACACGAACCGGACGGCCTGTTCCAG contains:
- a CDS encoding cation:proton antiporter, which gives rise to MTLASSGPLADVFLAVVVAFVVLGVVTLYRVARGPTTHDRVVAVNAAGTTTVIVIALVAVVIDEPGFLDIAIVYALLNFLMSIAISKFTVERGGVL